One Falco naumanni isolate bFalNau1 chromosome 13, bFalNau1.pat, whole genome shotgun sequence DNA segment encodes these proteins:
- the LOC121096866 gene encoding transcription cofactor HES-6-like, which translates to MLILGYKYSRRAARQQRAHRERERPTAQVPPSHPVLPAWPGWIRMTATTTAGGTHKLASTKEERKLRKPLIERKRRERINNCLDQLKETVVGAFHLDQSKLEKADILEMTVKHLQNIQSSKLMADSKVGLEAQQRYSTGYIQCMHEVHNLLLTCEWVDKTLGARLLNHLLKSLPRSGEDTCKATLRSSSPSQQPVLTPKSPLSPKGSTRGTTPSQERFYPAENKQASKNSFQLPSLSGFSQVDAAPPRQVLQPNFSHNNPRMGSLDMWRPW; encoded by the exons ATGCTAATTCTGGGTTATAAATACAGCAGACGAGCCGCACGGCAGCAAAGAGCCCATCGGGAAAGGGAGAGACCCACCGCCCAAGTGCCTCCTTCCCATCCCGTCCTCCCGGCGTGGCCAGGCTGGATTAGAATGACCGCCACCACCACCGCCGGTGGCACCCACAAGCTCGCCAGCAccaaggaggagaggaag TTAAGGAAACCCCTCATTGAGCGGAAGCGAAGGGAAAGGATTAATAACTGCTTGGACCAGCTGAAGGAGACGGTGGTGGGTGCTTTTCACCTGGAT cagTCTAAACTGGAGAAAGCAGACATCCTGGAGATGACGGTGAAGCACCTGCAGAACATCCAGAGCAGCAAGCTGATGG CTGACTCCAAAGTGGGCCTGGAAGCGCAGCAGAGGTACAGCACCGGGTACATCCAGTGCATGCACGAGGTGCACAACCTCCTCCTCACCTGCGAGTGGGTGGACAAGACCCTCGGGGCACGGCTGCTAAACCACCTGCTGAAATCCTTGCCCAGGTCTGGCGAAGACACCTGCAAAGCAACACTCAGGTCCTCCAGCCCTTCTCAGCAGCCTGTCTTGACACCAAAAAGCCCCCTGAGCCCTAAAGGGAGCACTCGGGGCACAACCCCATCACAGGAGCGCTTCTACCCTGCCGAGAACAAGCAGGCTTCGAAAAACTCCTTCCAGCTGCCATCGCTGTCAGGTTTCAGCCAGGTTGATGCTGCACCGCCCAGACAGGTCCTGCAGCCAAATTTTTCCCATAACAACCCTAGAATGGGGTCATTAGATATGTGGAGACCGTGGtaa